One window from the genome of bacterium encodes:
- a CDS encoding type IV toxin-antitoxin system AbiEi family antitoxin domain-containing protein → MFAGDQLQRDPSLGVLARRIPGLHIGGKTALAWRGLAHNVAFRETLSLWGPRNVRLPPWFAERLACRYTSRGLFDATLEPGLALSSLPESPGGVAVSEPERGLLELLSEVGLRQEIEEARSIMEMTSFLRPEIIIALLRGCRQIKTLRLCIQWSNELGLPWAEQARDAVSNRLGSSRWVKQLPDGQTLILKVP, encoded by the coding sequence ATGTTCGCAGGAGATCAGCTACAGCGCGACCCCAGTTTGGGCGTTCTTGCACGGCGTATCCCTGGCCTCCATATCGGAGGAAAAACAGCCTTGGCTTGGCGAGGCCTAGCGCATAACGTCGCGTTCCGGGAAACACTCTCTTTGTGGGGACCCAGAAACGTGCGCCTTCCGCCGTGGTTTGCCGAAAGATTAGCCTGCCGATACACGAGTCGCGGCCTCTTTGATGCCACCTTGGAGCCTGGGCTTGCTTTGAGCTCACTCCCCGAATCGCCAGGCGGTGTGGCCGTGTCGGAGCCAGAACGCGGGTTACTCGAACTGCTGAGTGAGGTGGGCCTCCGGCAGGAAATCGAAGAGGCTCGGAGTATTATGGAAATGACCTCATTTCTAAGGCCCGAAATCATAATCGCGCTCCTACGGGGTTGCCGCCAGATCAAGACGCTGCGGCTTTGCATCCAATGGTCAAATGAACTCGGCCTGCCATGGGCCGAACAGGCCCGTGATGCGGTTTCCAACCGGCTTGGCAGCAGCCGCTGGGTCAAGCAACTCCCTGATGGGCAAACCCTCATACTCAAGGTACCATGA
- a CDS encoding AraC family transcriptional regulator, whose product MSQVSNVHHRYMLILNLKVEIKLMLDSILLDLEPGQALLVFPFQSHRYLAHGDTSAAMLFITFEMPDTELLADFHNHPVNIAPDLWPLVTNLMEEYKAAYPEKPADAVPVLLSILLLRLLRQIQQQPTVRWDSRQALPAHRLVQRACRFIETHRADPELSVTGVAKKIFTSTSYLRTCFQKVLGLKVVSYIRRARVFAACALLSRTDQNITNIAEACGFSSIYAFSRAFMQEIGQSPTHYRTHLWKDRNKASPPVNRRKRKR is encoded by the coding sequence GTGAGCCAGGTAAGCAACGTCCATCACCGGTACATGTTAATTCTCAACTTGAAGGTGGAGATCAAACTGATGCTGGACAGCATCCTGCTGGATTTGGAGCCGGGGCAGGCCTTGCTCGTTTTCCCCTTCCAGTCCCACCGCTATCTTGCCCATGGCGACACCTCCGCCGCTATGCTTTTCATTACCTTCGAAATGCCGGACACTGAATTACTGGCCGACTTTCACAATCATCCCGTGAATATTGCTCCGGATCTCTGGCCCCTGGTGACGAACCTGATGGAGGAATATAAGGCCGCTTACCCGGAGAAACCTGCCGACGCTGTCCCTGTGCTCCTCAGCATCTTGCTCTTGCGTCTGCTCCGACAGATCCAACAGCAACCCACCGTCCGTTGGGACTCACGTCAAGCACTCCCGGCTCATCGGCTTGTGCAGCGGGCCTGCCGGTTCATCGAAACCCATCGCGCCGATCCTGAATTGTCAGTCACGGGGGTAGCGAAGAAGATTTTCACATCAACCAGTTATCTCCGGACCTGCTTCCAGAAGGTACTGGGACTTAAGGTCGTGTCCTATATCCGCAGGGCGAGGGTTTTTGCCGCGTGCGCCCTACTGAGCCGAACGGATCAGAATATCACCAACATTGCCGAAGCCTGCGGCTTCAGTTCAATCTATGCCTTCAGCCGGGCCTTCATGCAGGAGATCGGGCAATCCCCCACCCACTACCGCACCCACCTCTGGAAGGATCGCAACAAGGCAAGCCCACCTGTGAACCGGCGCAAGCGTAAGCGTTGA
- a CDS encoding Gfo/Idh/MocA family oxidoreductase: protein MTKRRFVQVGVGGRGEMFSLAITGKYAASCELVALCDVNEGRLKLRSQEIEGAVTYQVKTYPAEQFEKMIAEMKPDCVIVTCIDREHDNYICRAMELGCDVITEKPMTIDEQRCQRIVDTQHRTGKKCIVTFNYRYAPARTHVKDLLMSGVIGRILSLDFQYLLDTSHGADYFRRWHRNKANSGGLMVHKSTHHFDVINWWLSSIPVSVYAEGRRAFYTPEQAKRYGLNNCGTRCSECVEVEKCPFKMKFADHPFLAKLYQANEKYDGYFRDQCVFSPKIDIEDSMNLVVRYQNGVLMTYCLNAFTPWEGFRVAINGTKGRLEHSWEEAVASKTGQVPGSGETITIFPHFEPHYSVEPWKGQGLHGGGDERLLENIFNPASIKEDKYMHAADYRAGAYSILTGVAANRSMATGQPVRLDSLIKNVAMPDFPAMPE from the coding sequence ATGACAAAACGACGGTTTGTACAGGTGGGGGTGGGCGGGCGTGGCGAGATGTTCTCGCTGGCGATCACAGGAAAGTACGCGGCGAGTTGTGAGTTGGTGGCGTTATGTGATGTCAACGAGGGACGCCTGAAACTGCGCTCGCAGGAAATCGAAGGCGCCGTGACGTATCAAGTGAAGACCTACCCCGCCGAACAGTTTGAAAAAATGATCGCGGAGATGAAGCCGGATTGCGTCATCGTCACCTGTATCGACCGGGAACACGATAACTACATTTGTCGCGCCATGGAGCTGGGTTGCGATGTCATTACCGAAAAGCCGATGACGATTGATGAGCAGCGGTGCCAACGGATTGTTGACACCCAGCACCGGACTGGCAAGAAATGCATCGTCACCTTCAACTACCGTTATGCTCCGGCCCGTACCCATGTGAAAGACCTGCTGATGTCCGGTGTAATCGGCCGTATTCTCTCGTTGGACTTCCAGTACCTCCTCGATACGAGCCACGGCGCTGACTATTTCCGGCGCTGGCACCGGAACAAGGCTAATTCCGGAGGCTTGATGGTTCACAAGTCGACGCATCACTTCGATGTGATCAATTGGTGGCTATCGTCGATTCCGGTTTCTGTTTATGCCGAGGGGCGTCGAGCCTTTTATACGCCGGAGCAAGCCAAGCGCTATGGGCTGAACAACTGTGGCACGCGATGCAGCGAATGCGTCGAAGTGGAGAAGTGTCCGTTCAAAATGAAGTTTGCTGATCATCCGTTTCTGGCCAAACTCTATCAGGCTAATGAAAAATATGATGGCTACTTCCGGGACCAATGTGTTTTCAGTCCCAAAATCGACATTGAAGATTCGATGAATCTGGTCGTCCGTTATCAGAATGGGGTACTGATGACCTACTGTCTGAATGCCTTTACTCCCTGGGAAGGCTTCCGCGTTGCGATTAACGGGACCAAAGGACGTCTAGAACATTCCTGGGAAGAAGCCGTAGCCAGCAAAACGGGGCAGGTTCCCGGTTCAGGCGAGACGATCACCATTTTCCCCCATTTCGAGCCGCATTACAGTGTGGAGCCTTGGAAGGGCCAGGGCTTGCATGGTGGGGGTGATGAACGGTTGCTTGAGAACATTTTCAATCCCGCCAGCATCAAAGAAGATAAATATATGCACGCGGCGGACTATCGTGCGGGGGCTTATTCCATCCTGACCGGGGTTGCGGCCAACCGCTCGATGGCTACGGGGCAGCCGGTACGTCTGGATAGCCTGATCAAGAATGTTGCGATGCCTGATTTTCCAGCGATGCCCGAGTGA
- a CDS encoding alpha/beta fold hydrolase, producing the protein MKQRKWAFIAPDFRGPNKTPQACASELAIQDVQDAVAYARNHARVDPSRIYLLGGSGGGHMALMMAAKVPALWAAVAAWVPITDLAQWHTESLARTNEYARYLEQTCGGAPGMSGPDKEYQSRSPLFHLEAAKGLPIDIGVGIHDGHKGGSVPISHSLRAFNTLAAANKCEDKLLKESEIVFMTEREQIPRELFGEKENDSERRRAILFRRVAGPVRITVFEGGHEGEYTASYKWLARQQKGKSVVWRPENRSVGVLPGTDNVNQVAR; encoded by the coding sequence GTGAAACAGCGGAAATGGGCATTTATAGCCCCTGACTTCCGCGGACCTAACAAGACCCCGCAGGCTTGTGCCTCGGAATTGGCTATCCAGGATGTTCAGGATGCTGTCGCGTATGCGCGGAATCATGCCAGAGTAGATCCCTCCCGGATTTATCTTCTGGGAGGCTCGGGTGGTGGTCATATGGCGTTAATGATGGCGGCGAAAGTCCCGGCGCTTTGGGCGGCAGTGGCGGCTTGGGTACCTATTACCGATCTCGCCCAATGGCATACTGAAAGCCTTGCCAGGACCAATGAATATGCCAGATATCTTGAGCAAACTTGTGGCGGGGCTCCTGGAATGAGTGGACCGGATAAAGAGTACCAGTCCCGATCTCCCCTCTTTCACCTTGAAGCCGCCAAGGGGCTGCCCATCGATATTGGGGTGGGAATCCACGATGGTCACAAGGGTGGTTCCGTCCCGATCAGTCATTCACTCCGGGCATTCAACACCCTGGCTGCGGCGAATAAGTGTGAGGATAAGTTGCTCAAGGAGAGTGAGATTGTGTTCATGACCGAACGCGAGCAAATTCCCCGGGAACTTTTCGGAGAGAAGGAGAATGATTCTGAACGCCGGCGTGCCATACTGTTCCGCCGTGTTGCAGGACCTGTTCGTATTACGGTTTTCGAGGGTGGGCATGAGGGTGAATATACGGCCTCCTATAAATGGTTAGCGCGCCAGCAAAAGGGTAAATCAGTGGTCTGGCGCCCGGAAAATCGTTCAGTGGGTGTGTTGCCTGGGACCGATAATGTCAATCAAGTGGCACGCTGA